Proteins encoded by one window of Methyloterricola oryzae:
- the ychF gene encoding redox-regulated ATPase YchF, which produces MALYCGIVGLPNVGKSTLFNALTKAAIAAENYPFCTIDPNVGVVPVPDPRLDALAVIVKPERVVPTAIEFVDIAGLVAGASKGEGLGNQFLAHIRETDAIAHVVRCFQNDDVVHVAGKVDPISDIEVIHTELILADMASVDKALQRSIKNSKSGNKDELHKKEILERLTTHLDAGKPARSLDLDEDERALIRDLFLLTLKPTMYIANVDEGGFHDNPLLDKVQALADEEGAMVVPVCAALEAEIAQLDEADKADFLADLGLDEPGLNRVVRAGYKLLKLQTYFTAGVKEVRAWTIPVGATAPQAAGVIHTDFEKGFIRAEVIAYDDFIANKGEQGAKDAGKWRLEGKEYVMHDGDVVHFRFNV; this is translated from the coding sequence ATGGCGCTTTACTGTGGCATCGTCGGCTTGCCCAACGTGGGCAAGTCCACTCTCTTCAACGCATTGACCAAGGCGGCCATCGCGGCCGAGAACTACCCCTTCTGCACCATTGATCCCAACGTGGGGGTTGTGCCGGTGCCCGATCCGCGCCTCGATGCCCTGGCTGTCATCGTCAAGCCGGAGCGGGTGGTGCCCACCGCCATCGAGTTTGTCGACATCGCCGGCCTGGTTGCCGGGGCATCCAAAGGCGAGGGGCTGGGCAACCAGTTCCTGGCCCACATCCGGGAGACCGACGCCATCGCCCACGTGGTGCGCTGCTTTCAAAACGATGACGTGGTGCATGTGGCGGGCAAGGTCGATCCCATCTCCGATATCGAAGTCATTCATACCGAACTGATCCTGGCGGATATGGCCTCGGTGGACAAGGCGCTGCAGCGCTCCATCAAGAATTCCAAGTCCGGCAACAAGGACGAGTTGCACAAGAAGGAGATTCTTGAGCGTCTGACCACGCATCTGGATGCCGGAAAGCCGGCACGTTCGCTTGATCTGGACGAGGACGAACGGGCATTGATACGTGACCTGTTCCTCCTTACCCTCAAACCAACCATGTACATCGCCAACGTGGACGAAGGCGGCTTTCATGACAATCCGCTGCTGGATAAAGTCCAGGCATTGGCGGATGAGGAGGGAGCCATGGTGGTTCCCGTGTGCGCAGCGCTGGAGGCGGAGATCGCGCAGTTGGACGAAGCCGACAAGGCGGACTTCTTGGCGGATCTCGGGCTCGACGAGCCGGGCTTGAACCGGGTGGTTCGCGCCGGCTACAAGCTGCTGAAGCTACAGACCTATTTTACTGCGGGCGTGAAGGAAGTCAGGGCGTGGACCATACCGGTGGGCGCCACGGCTCCGCAGGCGGCCGGCGTCATCCACACGGATTTCGAGAAGGGCTTCATCCGTGCCGAAGTCATCGCCTATGACGACTTCATCGCCAACAAGGGTGAGCAAGGCGCCAAGGATGCGGGAAAATGGCGCCTGGAGGGCAAGGAATACGTCATGCATGACGGCGATGTGGTGCATTTCCGCTTTAACGTCTAG
- a CDS encoding hybrid sensor histidine kinase/response regulator → MIKTTMLHAKGLACDGYFTGLCAVAALVGFQVQFKHVFGNNPPVLLCLAAVLLAVWHGNLRAGLSTVVASVFASAYFLMEPYHSFAVARPSEIMRLALLAGVGTLLSGVMALLRRHEAQALQRATDHAIQLQGDVARRMEIEKALVETQAQLERGVADRTTELRVAIQEIERQSRYIEAFFQHSLTPLVILDRKFNFVRVNQAYADACEKRPEDFIGRNHFDFYPSDARSIFDEVVRSRRPFHAHARPFVFPDHPDWGTTYWDWTLTPLLDHAGEVEVLFFALEDVTVRRRAELELAQYNDRLEAKVCEQTRALEQTNAQLQADIANREAAERQRFELEGRLTKIAETAPGVICSFRQTPAGAMSFPYSSPNIMEIYGIPPESLAQDAAPVFDMLPPEDVERLKSSIAESARDLAPWHDEWRVNHPVKGQIWVEGKSIPAQDADGSVLWYGFIHDITERKRVEDILRQADRRKNEFLAMLGHELRNPLTPIRNAVQILQLQPPRDSSEQWARDVIERQLGQMTRLLDDLLDVARIMNGKVTLLREPIDLNQIIDAGVESCHPLVEMRDQELVIDRANEPLWVEGDRVRLTEVLANLLNNASKYTGNGGRIELRLVSDGETALIQVKDTGIGIAPESIEPIFDLFAQAGRSLRASQGGLGIGLSLARRLVDLHGGTLSASSEGLGQGSEFRVRLPLLSAYRYVSPADTPVSGRLPSMRILVVDDFADIAQSLALLLRNHGHQVELACSGAEAIARARSFRPEVVMMDIGLPDMDGHEVARRLRERPETRDASLIAITGYGQPTDVESTSRSGFDEHLVKPVAFKDIRAALLAHASKKLQGAA, encoded by the coding sequence ATGATTAAAACGACAATGCTTCACGCCAAAGGGCTTGCTTGCGATGGCTATTTCACGGGCCTGTGCGCTGTCGCCGCCTTGGTGGGCTTTCAGGTGCAGTTTAAGCATGTTTTCGGTAACAACCCGCCGGTGCTGTTGTGCCTAGCCGCGGTTCTGCTCGCGGTATGGCATGGTAACCTGCGCGCAGGTTTGTCGACGGTAGTGGCAAGTGTGTTTGCCAGCGCTTATTTCCTGATGGAGCCATACCATTCCTTTGCGGTCGCTAGACCCAGCGAAATCATGCGCTTGGCGCTGCTGGCCGGAGTCGGCACCCTCCTGAGCGGCGTCATGGCCTTACTTCGAAGACACGAAGCGCAGGCGCTACAGCGTGCAACCGATCATGCAATCCAACTTCAGGGTGATGTCGCCAGACGCATGGAGATTGAAAAAGCCCTGGTGGAAACCCAAGCGCAGCTGGAGCGTGGCGTGGCCGATCGAACCACAGAGCTGCGAGTGGCCATTCAGGAAATCGAGCGACAGAGTCGTTACATCGAAGCATTCTTCCAGCATTCCCTCACGCCTCTGGTGATACTGGACCGCAAATTCAACTTCGTTCGGGTCAATCAGGCCTATGCCGATGCCTGCGAGAAACGTCCGGAAGACTTCATAGGACGAAACCATTTTGACTTCTATCCCAGCGATGCCAGGTCGATTTTCGACGAGGTCGTGCGAAGCCGCCGTCCGTTCCACGCGCACGCTCGCCCCTTCGTTTTTCCTGACCACCCGGATTGGGGAACAACTTACTGGGACTGGACCCTGACGCCCCTTTTGGATCACGCTGGTGAGGTTGAGGTGCTGTTTTTCGCCCTGGAAGACGTCACTGTGCGCCGACGCGCCGAGCTTGAATTAGCGCAATACAATGACCGTCTCGAAGCCAAGGTCTGCGAACAAACCCGCGCACTGGAACAAACCAATGCGCAGCTACAGGCGGATATTGCGAATAGGGAGGCCGCCGAGCGCCAGCGTTTCGAACTGGAAGGCAGGCTCACCAAGATCGCCGAAACCGCGCCAGGGGTAATCTGCTCTTTTCGGCAAACGCCGGCCGGAGCGATGTCCTTTCCTTACTCCAGCCCAAACATCATGGAGATCTACGGCATCCCTCCGGAGTCGTTGGCGCAGGATGCCGCTCCAGTTTTCGACATGCTCCCGCCGGAAGATGTCGAGCGTTTGAAGTCGAGCATCGCCGAATCCGCCCGCGACTTGGCACCTTGGCACGACGAATGGCGCGTGAACCACCCGGTAAAAGGGCAAATTTGGGTCGAGGGCAAGTCCATACCGGCTCAGGACGCTGATGGCAGCGTCCTGTGGTATGGGTTTATCCACGATATAACCGAGCGCAAGCGGGTTGAGGATATTCTGCGCCAGGCGGACCGCCGCAAGAACGAGTTTTTGGCCATGCTCGGCCATGAACTGCGCAACCCGCTGACCCCCATCCGAAATGCGGTCCAGATTCTGCAGTTGCAACCGCCCCGAGATTCTTCCGAGCAGTGGGCGCGCGACGTGATCGAGCGGCAGTTGGGGCAAATGACCAGGCTGCTCGACGATCTGCTGGATGTGGCTCGCATCATGAATGGCAAGGTAACACTGCTGCGCGAGCCTATCGATCTGAACCAGATTATCGATGCTGGGGTCGAAAGCTGCCATCCACTCGTGGAAATGCGCGATCAGGAACTCGTTATCGACCGCGCCAATGAGCCTTTATGGGTCGAAGGGGACCGAGTCCGACTGACCGAGGTGCTCGCCAATTTGCTGAACAACGCATCCAAATACACCGGGAACGGCGGTCGCATTGAACTGAGGCTGGTTTCCGATGGTGAAACCGCTCTGATACAGGTGAAGGATACCGGCATAGGGATTGCGCCGGAATCCATTGAGCCTATCTTTGACCTGTTTGCCCAGGCTGGCCGCTCGCTTAGGGCATCTCAAGGAGGCCTAGGCATCGGTCTGAGCTTGGCACGGCGGTTGGTGGATCTGCATGGCGGGACGCTGTCGGCCAGCAGCGAGGGCCTAGGCCAAGGCAGCGAGTTCCGGGTTCGTCTGCCACTGTTAAGCGCCTACCGATACGTCTCGCCAGCCGATACTCCAGTCTCTGGCAGACTCCCATCCATGCGCATTCTGGTTGTGGACGACTTCGCGGACATCGCGCAAAGTCTCGCCTTGCTGCTACGCAATCACGGGCACCAGGTTGAATTGGCCTGCAGCGGTGCCGAGGCAATAGCTCGGGCCAGGTCCTTTCGCCCGGAGGTGGTTATGATGGATATCGGTTTGCCCGACATGGACGGACATGAGGTCGCCCGCCGGTTGCGGGAGCGACCCGAAACCCGCGACGCCAGCTTGATTGCAATTACCGGGTACGGTCAGCCAACAGATGTCGAATCCACCAGTCGGTCCGGGTTCGATGAGCATCTGGTTAAACCCGTAGCGTTCAAAGACATCAGAGCGGCGCTCTTAGCGCACGCCAGCAAAAAACTGCAAGGCGCAGCGTGA
- the rplI gene encoding 50S ribosomal protein L9, whose protein sequence is MDIILLEKVANLGNLGDKVSVRAGYGRNYLIPQGKAVVATAAKLEEFEQRRAELEKKAAAELAAAQARAEALGKLSVRIAQKAGDEGRLYGSVGTKDIAEAVTAAGVELHKHEVRLPTGALRHTGDYEIKAQIHGDVTATVAVSIVPE, encoded by the coding sequence ATGGACATCATTCTTCTTGAGAAAGTCGCCAATCTGGGCAACCTGGGCGACAAGGTCAGCGTCCGAGCAGGCTATGGACGCAATTACCTGATCCCGCAAGGCAAGGCGGTGGTGGCTACAGCCGCCAAGCTGGAAGAGTTCGAGCAGCGTCGCGCCGAACTGGAGAAGAAGGCGGCTGCCGAACTGGCAGCGGCCCAGGCACGCGCCGAAGCGCTGGGCAAGCTCAGCGTACGCATTGCGCAGAAGGCCGGCGATGAAGGTCGTCTGTACGGCTCCGTGGGCACCAAGGACATCGCCGAAGCCGTCACGGCGGCAGGTGTCGAGTTGCACAAGCACGAAGTGCGTCTGCCCACCGGCGCCCTGCGTCACACTGGCGACTATGAGATAAAGGCCCAGATCCACGGCGATGTGACCGCCACGGTGGCGGTTTCCATCGTTCCGGAATAA
- a CDS encoding DUF5765 domain-containing protein: MCFSPDMSLGLGIAGFVASGVTFLDKEERFWVRTARAYAIFHFSLMELIQFFAYPVANQCGYGTNMFLSELSTYHISLQAFAIMPALATYSSDKTALKKAFMIGTVLSSCFLIFSQMPNDRQLFDIEPNFIGRMVSCLYLGKYHIAYAISSAYGLVTTHGSLFALALSGFLWRDNWKIASYHCGMAIATLFLPQWLFGVSTGEAAAIYCFYSIPITASFMPQFKKFFTVTPPDRRFDQECDNESPA; encoded by the coding sequence ATGTGTTTCAGTCCTGACATGTCGCTTGGTTTGGGAATCGCAGGTTTCGTGGCCTCCGGGGTCACGTTTCTGGACAAGGAAGAGCGGTTTTGGGTACGCACCGCCAGGGCTTACGCCATATTCCACTTTTCCCTGATGGAACTGATCCAGTTCTTCGCCTATCCCGTGGCGAACCAGTGCGGCTACGGAACCAATATGTTCCTCAGCGAATTGTCCACCTACCACATAAGCCTGCAGGCGTTTGCCATCATGCCGGCACTGGCGACCTACTCGTCTGACAAGACGGCGCTCAAGAAAGCCTTCATGATCGGCACGGTGTTAAGTTCATGTTTCCTGATCTTTAGTCAGATGCCGAATGACCGCCAACTGTTCGACATCGAGCCGAATTTCATCGGGCGCATGGTGTCCTGCCTGTACCTGGGCAAGTATCACATCGCCTACGCCATCTCCAGCGCCTACGGCTTGGTCACCACCCATGGTTCCCTGTTCGCCCTAGCCTTGAGCGGGTTCCTGTGGCGGGATAACTGGAAAATCGCTTCCTACCACTGCGGCATGGCCATCGCGACGCTGTTCTTGCCGCAATGGCTATTTGGCGTTTCCACCGGCGAAGCAGCGGCTATCTATTGCTTCTATTCGATTCCGATCACGGCCAGTTTCATGCCGCAATTCAAGAAGTTCTTTACCGTGACGCCGCCGGATCGGCGCTTCGATCAGGAATGCGACAACGAGAGTCCGGCTTGA
- the waaA gene encoding lipid IV(A) 3-deoxy-D-manno-octulosonic acid transferase — translation MRLLYSGLFYLAVPFILARLSWRSIKAPAYRRRWAERFGLYSVPEDSGGIWVHAVSVGEAEAAFPLIRLLAERHPTSPVLVTTTTPTGSARVRAVLGSSVQHVYLPYDLPGGVERFLTHFRPHLAVVMETEIWPNLFRACGARRIPLAIVNARLSERSARGYGRLPGLTRDCLSSVGLIAAQTQADADRFIQIGAKPETVCVTGNIKFDLNQPEGWAEDAAQLRLHLFGGRLVLIAGSTHEGEDLPVLVAFAAARQQFRDLALVIAPRHPERFNAVEALCGAQGFRVARRSQGVPLGDADVFLLDTLGELKQFYAVSDLAFVGGSLVPVGGHNMLEPASAGVPALFGPHLFNFLEVSRSLLEAGGGIKVQDGRELGQAVIELLAAPHRRAQIGSQARQFVEQGRGALQRVADRLESLLTETRLRSND, via the coding sequence GTGCGACTGCTCTACAGCGGGCTATTTTATCTGGCGGTTCCTTTCATATTGGCGCGCCTGAGTTGGCGGAGCATCAAGGCGCCAGCCTACCGTCGACGCTGGGCGGAGCGCTTCGGGCTCTACTCGGTTCCTGAAGACAGCGGTGGCATCTGGGTCCATGCGGTGTCGGTGGGCGAGGCAGAAGCCGCATTCCCCTTGATACGTTTGTTGGCGGAGCGCCATCCCACGTCTCCTGTGCTGGTTACCACCACGACACCGACGGGTTCTGCGCGGGTCCGCGCTGTGCTGGGTAGCAGCGTACAACATGTATATCTCCCTTATGACCTGCCAGGCGGCGTCGAGCGTTTCCTCACGCATTTCAGGCCCCACCTTGCGGTGGTCATGGAGACGGAAATCTGGCCTAACCTCTTTCGTGCCTGCGGTGCCAGGCGCATTCCGCTTGCCATCGTCAATGCGCGCCTGTCGGAGCGGTCGGCACGCGGCTACGGGCGCCTGCCCGGCTTGACCCGAGACTGCCTTTCAAGCGTGGGTCTCATCGCAGCGCAAACCCAGGCCGACGCGGATCGGTTCATCCAGATCGGCGCGAAACCCGAAACGGTGTGTGTCACCGGCAATATCAAGTTCGACCTCAATCAGCCTGAAGGGTGGGCGGAAGATGCCGCCCAACTCCGTCTGCACTTGTTCGGTGGAAGGCTGGTGCTTATCGCAGGCAGCACGCATGAGGGCGAGGACCTGCCGGTGCTCGTAGCCTTTGCCGCGGCCAGGCAACAGTTTCGGGACTTGGCGCTTGTCATAGCGCCGCGCCACCCCGAGCGATTCAATGCCGTCGAGGCGCTCTGCGGCGCCCAGGGCTTCCGCGTCGCGCGGCGCAGTCAGGGGGTGCCGCTGGGTGACGCCGATGTATTCCTGCTGGATACCCTAGGTGAGCTGAAACAGTTCTATGCTGTCAGCGATCTTGCCTTCGTCGGGGGCAGTCTCGTGCCCGTGGGCGGCCACAACATGCTGGAACCGGCGAGCGCAGGCGTGCCGGCGTTGTTCGGCCCCCATCTGTTCAACTTCCTGGAAGTCAGTCGCAGCCTGCTCGAAGCGGGCGGAGGCATCAAGGTCCAGGACGGGCGAGAACTCGGGCAGGCGGTGATCGAGTTGCTGGCCGCTCCCCACCGCCGGGCGCAGATCGGCAGTCAGGCCAGACAGTTCGTGGAACAGGGGCGCGGCGCCCTGCAGCGTGTAGCCGATCGGTTGGAGTCGTTGCTCACGGAGACGCGTCTCCGCAGCAACGACTGA
- a CDS encoding two-partner secretion domain-containing protein, with amino-acid sequence MKLSTTANRAFVCALMHAGLSGASLAAGGIVTDGSVGGPGAAGTVQVLSGKNIDIPESIGSRAGPNLFHSFSSFNIDRGQTVTFRETATGSVDNVVTRVTGPAGTEIDGTLRSTPGGHANFYLINPNGVTFREGASIDVPGSVHVSTADQLTFADGKRYSASAPAGSSLSSATPSAFGFLGSSRANNALLQINGATLNAADGKTFDGVAGKVQVASVGLIGSNVRAPGGEIRLVATRGKSEVSLSRTAEGQLPLPQKLPSRHNAGSLSISDSSMTVSGEGAGRIAISGNAVALTSSRLSANNRGATETTPGNGITLQAGDLTLQKSVVTASAKELNGVKPGAGSAPVEVKTSGKFLITACQDVSCTGKEAGNSYLESSKEGPGNAGGVTVKTGGDLVIRGSADAPGLAVGVYSQAEPNSAGAAGSVDIQSKGNISITAGGEISTTTFSSGKAGNIRVRSSGQLTIDGDGIQSGIRAQTDVDAQGQGGTVTVSAQRGIGLRRLGIIASSTLGTGAAGAVKVSTPGALVIDGRLGRASPSQKGLATGILAGAGSEDVLTTGNAGRVSVSAARSVTIAAGGEISGYTYSSGRGGKVRVAADQVNLSGGSINARSIGPGSSGRTGSIAVSATSQVIANGKGNISLENQSEQPQPAGSRPGAIVISAPVVSLENGAKILTEAQSLNGGRITISSGYLMLSNSKLSTSVKADPGNGGDILIDADSLVLDIGAIEANAISGNGGSINLDLQALIPSSSTLNGKEFAYEPVFRQGRERFEWKKSSIFDNVIQAVSESGLSNQIRSTAPQLNLNGVLSNLGAPAFEGTLLDPNYCARGQESRLSILGKGGLPPKGSDLILY; translated from the coding sequence ATGAAGCTTTCGACGACAGCAAACCGGGCATTCGTCTGCGCCTTGATGCATGCGGGCCTAAGCGGCGCGTCTTTGGCCGCGGGCGGCATCGTCACCGACGGCAGCGTCGGCGGTCCTGGCGCAGCGGGCACGGTGCAAGTCCTGTCCGGCAAGAACATCGATATTCCGGAAAGTATCGGCAGTCGGGCGGGACCCAACCTTTTCCACAGCTTTTCCAGCTTCAACATCGATCGCGGGCAAACCGTCACCTTCCGCGAGACGGCGACCGGCAGCGTGGACAACGTCGTCACCCGGGTCACCGGACCCGCCGGAACGGAAATCGATGGTACGCTCCGTTCGACACCAGGGGGCCACGCCAACTTCTATCTCATCAATCCGAATGGAGTCACCTTTCGTGAAGGCGCGAGCATCGATGTCCCGGGTTCGGTTCATGTCAGCACCGCCGACCAGCTGACGTTCGCTGACGGCAAGCGCTACAGCGCCAGCGCGCCGGCGGGAAGCTCACTCAGCAGCGCGACGCCGTCTGCCTTCGGCTTTCTCGGCTCGTCTCGGGCCAATAATGCCCTGCTGCAAATCAACGGCGCCACGCTGAACGCGGCCGACGGCAAGACCTTTGATGGCGTGGCCGGCAAGGTGCAGGTCGCTTCTGTCGGCCTCATTGGATCGAATGTCAGGGCACCGGGCGGCGAAATCAGGCTGGTGGCGACACGCGGAAAGAGCGAGGTGAGCCTGAGCCGAACGGCTGAAGGCCAACTTCCCCTGCCGCAAAAGCTGCCATCCCGACACAATGCGGGTTCCCTTTCCATTTCGGACAGTTCCATGACTGTATCCGGGGAAGGCGCGGGGCGGATAGCCATTTCCGGCAACGCCGTCGCGCTTACGAGCTCCAGACTGTCGGCGAACAATCGCGGCGCAACCGAGACGACTCCCGGCAATGGCATTACATTACAGGCCGGGGACTTGACCCTGCAAAAATCGGTCGTAACAGCCAGCGCCAAGGAATTGAACGGCGTAAAACCTGGCGCCGGCAGCGCGCCGGTGGAGGTCAAAACGTCCGGGAAATTTCTGATTACAGCCTGTCAGGATGTCAGTTGCACAGGAAAGGAAGCAGGCAACAGCTATCTCGAAAGCTCCAAAGAAGGTCCTGGGAACGCTGGTGGTGTCACGGTGAAGACCGGCGGGGATCTGGTCATTCGTGGATCGGCGGACGCACCTGGCCTGGCGGTCGGCGTTTACTCGCAAGCGGAGCCCAACAGTGCCGGCGCCGCAGGATCGGTCGACATCCAGTCCAAAGGCAACATCTCGATCACGGCAGGCGGAGAAATCAGCACCACCACTTTTTCCAGCGGCAAGGCCGGCAATATTCGGGTTCGAAGCTCTGGTCAACTGACGATCGACGGTGATGGCATTCAGTCGGGCATCAGGGCTCAAACGGACGTCGACGCCCAGGGACAAGGGGGTACCGTCACAGTGAGCGCGCAACGGGGTATCGGCCTGCGCCGGTTAGGCATCATCGCCAGTTCCACGTTGGGTACAGGCGCAGCAGGCGCCGTCAAGGTAAGCACCCCGGGCGCCCTGGTCATCGACGGTCGCCTAGGCAGGGCCTCCCCTTCGCAGAAGGGCCTGGCTACCGGCATTCTCGCCGGCGCAGGGTCTGAAGATGTATTGACCACCGGCAATGCCGGCCGCGTGTCGGTCTCGGCCGCTAGAAGCGTCACGATCGCTGCGGGCGGTGAGATATCGGGATACACCTATAGTTCCGGTCGAGGAGGGAAGGTCCGCGTTGCCGCAGATCAGGTGAACCTGTCCGGAGGCAGCATCAATGCCCGCTCAATTGGCCCCGGTTCGAGCGGCAGGACCGGCAGCATTGCGGTGTCGGCCACCAGCCAGGTAATCGCGAACGGGAAAGGCAACATTTCCCTGGAGAACCAATCCGAACAGCCCCAGCCCGCTGGGTCTAGACCCGGCGCCATTGTGATATCCGCACCGGTTGTATCATTGGAAAATGGCGCGAAGATTCTAACCGAGGCACAAAGTCTCAACGGTGGCCGAATCACCATCAGCAGCGGCTACCTCATGCTCAGCAACTCAAAACTGAGTACCTCAGTCAAGGCGGATCCGGGAAACGGCGGCGACATTCTGATCGACGCCGATTCCCTGGTGCTTGACATAGGGGCAATCGAGGCAAACGCCATTAGCGGAAATGGCGGCTCTATCAACCTCGACTTGCAGGCCCTTATCCCGAGCAGCAGCACGCTCAACGGCAAGGAATTCGCCTACGAGCCTGTGTTCCGCCAGGGGAGAGAAAGGTTTGAGTGGAAGAAATCCAGCATCTTTGACAATGTCATTCAGGCGGTTTCCGAAAGTGGGCTGAGCAATCAGATCCGCTCGACCGCACCTCAGCTCAATTTGAACGGCGTCCTTTCCAACCTCGGCGCTCCCGCCTTCGAAGGCACTTTATTGGATCCGAACTACTGCGCGAGAGGCCAGGAAAGCCGTCTATCGATACTCGGCAAGGGGGGGCTTCCGCCCAAAGGAAGTGACTTGATTCTGTACTAG
- the rpsR gene encoding 30S ribosomal protein S18 → MARQFKRRKFCRFSAEGVKEIDYKDLDTLREFISETGKIVPSRITGTKAKYQRQLATAIKRARFLALLPFCDSHPQ, encoded by the coding sequence ATGGCCCGTCAATTCAAGCGTAGAAAGTTTTGCCGTTTTAGCGCCGAAGGCGTGAAGGAGATCGACTACAAGGATCTGGATACCTTACGCGAGTTCATTTCCGAAACCGGCAAGATCGTACCCAGCCGCATCACCGGCACCAAGGCCAAGTACCAGCGCCAGCTGGCTACGGCCATCAAGCGGGCGCGCTTCCTGGCCCTGCTGCCGTTCTGCGATTCGCACCCGCAGTAA
- a CDS encoding mannose-1-phosphate guanylyltransferase/mannose-6-phosphate isomerase, which produces MTIVIQPVVLSGGSGTRLWPYSREAYPKQFLAFVGDKTLLQETVARIEDMEPEPAQFKIKPPVVVCNELHRFLVAEQLRQMGFDNSAILLEPLGRNTAPALTLAAQHVGSEGNDPILVVMPSDHHIEQVAQFRQRLLDAAEWAAKGAVVTFGIVPDKPETGYGYIRKGTAAGDQAFELAAFVEKPDALTASSYLASGDYLWNSGIFVLRASVWSEQIRRHRPDIAGACETALASAKRDGDFVRVDKGQFSACPSDSIDYAVMERLAGAAGDVRALVLPLDVGWSDLGSWSALSEVKPQDDDGNVTVGDVFAKDAHNSLLYSQNRFLAAVGVSDLLVIETTDAVLVAHKDRAQDVKAITDHLKQTARQEHVFHAKVHRPWGDYEGIGNGNRYQVKRLTVKPGATLSLQLHHHRAEHWIVVKGTARVTRGDESFLLGENESTFIPLGVQHRLENPGVIPLEIIEVQSGGYLGEDDIVRFEDKYNRIEP; this is translated from the coding sequence ATGACAATTGTGATCCAGCCCGTTGTGCTTTCCGGAGGGTCGGGTACTCGGCTTTGGCCCTATTCTCGGGAGGCGTATCCCAAGCAGTTCCTGGCCTTTGTCGGCGATAAGACCCTCCTGCAGGAAACGGTCGCGCGGATCGAGGACATGGAGCCGGAGCCGGCACAGTTCAAGATCAAGCCACCCGTGGTGGTTTGCAACGAGCTGCATCGCTTCCTGGTGGCCGAGCAGCTGCGCCAGATGGGCTTTGATAACAGCGCCATCCTGCTGGAACCCCTGGGCCGCAACACTGCACCGGCGCTGACATTGGCGGCGCAGCACGTGGGCAGTGAGGGCAACGACCCGATCCTGGTGGTAATGCCGTCCGATCATCACATCGAGCAGGTGGCCCAGTTTCGGCAGCGTTTGCTGGATGCCGCAGAATGGGCGGCCAAGGGCGCCGTGGTGACCTTTGGCATCGTTCCCGACAAACCGGAAACCGGCTACGGCTACATCCGCAAGGGTACGGCTGCGGGCGATCAGGCTTTCGAACTGGCTGCATTCGTGGAAAAGCCGGATGCGCTGACGGCGTCCAGCTATCTGGCGTCCGGTGACTATCTCTGGAACAGCGGTATCTTCGTGCTGCGTGCTTCCGTCTGGAGCGAGCAGATTCGCCGGCATCGGCCTGATATCGCCGGCGCCTGCGAGACGGCCCTGGCCTCGGCCAAGCGCGACGGCGATTTCGTCCGGGTGGACAAGGGGCAGTTTTCCGCCTGTCCCAGCGATTCCATCGACTATGCCGTGATGGAACGGCTGGCAGGCGCCGCGGGCGATGTGCGGGCTCTGGTGCTGCCGCTGGACGTCGGCTGGTCGGATCTTGGTTCCTGGTCCGCGCTCAGCGAGGTCAAGCCGCAGGATGACGATGGCAATGTGACCGTGGGTGATGTGTTCGCCAAGGATGCGCACAACTCCCTGCTGTATTCCCAAAACCGCTTCCTGGCCGCCGTCGGTGTCTCCGATCTGCTGGTGATCGAGACCACGGACGCCGTACTGGTGGCCCACAAGGACAGGGCTCAGGACGTCAAGGCCATCACCGATCACCTCAAGCAGACAGCACGCCAGGAGCATGTTTTCCACGCCAAGGTGCACCGGCCCTGGGGCGACTATGAAGGCATCGGCAACGGCAACCGCTACCAGGTGAAGCGGCTAACGGTAAAGCCCGGCGCAACCTTGTCGCTGCAACTGCACCACCACCGCGCCGAGCACTGGATCGTGGTCAAGGGCACGGCGCGAGTCACGCGTGGCGATGAGAGCTTCCTGCTGGGCGAGAACGAATCCACCTTCATCCCGCTGGGCGTGCAACACCGACTTGAAAACCCGGGCGTCATCCCCCTGGAAATCATCGAGGTGCAATCCGGTGGCTATCTGGGTGAGGATGACATCGTCCGCTTCGAAGATAAATACAACCGCATCGAACCATAA